The following are encoded in a window of Chlorocebus sabaeus isolate Y175 chromosome 10, mChlSab1.0.hap1, whole genome shotgun sequence genomic DNA:
- the CRYGD gene encoding gamma-crystallin D, which translates to MGKITLYEDRGFQSRHYECSSDHPNLQPYLSRCNSVRVDSGCWMLYELPNYSGLQYFLRRGDYADHQQWMGLSDSVRSCRLIPHAGSHRIRLYEREDYRGQMIEFTEDCSSLQDRFHFNEIHSLNVLEGSWVLYELPNYRGRQYLLTPGDYRRYQDWGSMNARVGSLRRVIDFS; encoded by the exons ATGGGGAAG ATCACCCTCTACGAGGACCGGGGCTTCCAGAGCCGCCACTACGAATGCAGCAGCGACCACCCCAACCTGCAGCCCTACTTGAGCCGCTGCAACTCGGTGCGCGTGGACAGCGGCTGCTGGATGCTCTATGAGCTGCCCAACTACTCGGGCCTCCAATACTTCCTGCGCCGCGGCGACTATGCCGACCACCAGCAGTGGATGGGCCTCAGCGACTCGGTCCGCTCCTGCCGCCTCATCCCCCAC GCTGGGTCTCACAGGATCAGACTCTATGAGAGGGAGGACTACAGAGGCCAGATGATAGAGTTCACTGAGGACTGCTCCTCTCTTCAGGACCGCTTCCACTTCAATGAAATCCACTCCCTCAACGTGCTGGAGGGCTCCTGGGTCCTCTACGAGCTGCCCAACTACCGAGGACGGCAGTACCTGCTGACACCGGGGGACTACAGGCGCTACCAGGACTGGGGGTCCATGAATGCCAGAGTGGGCTCTCTGAGGAGAGTCATAGATTTCTCCTGA
- the LOC103217728 gene encoding gamma-crystallin D gives MGKITLYEDRGFQGRHYECSSDHPNLQPYLSRCNSVRVDSGCWMLYELPNYSGLQYFLRRGDYADHQQWMGLSDSVRSCRLIPHASSHRIRIHEREDCRGQMVEITEDCPSLQDRFHLSEIHSFNVLEGSWVLYELPNYRGRQYLLRPGDYRRCQDWGATDARVGSLRRAVELY, from the exons ATGGGGAAG ATCACCCTCTACGAGGACCGGGGCTTCCAGGGCCGCCACTACGAATGCAGCAGCGACCACCCCAACCTGCAGCCCTATTTGAGCCGCTGCAACTCGGTGCGCGTGGACAGCGGCTGCTGGATGCTCTATGAGCTGCCCAACTACTCGGGCCTCCAGTACTTCCTGCGCCGTGGCGACTATGCCGACCACCAGCAGTGGATGGGCCTCAGCGACTCGGTCCGCTCCTGCCGCCTCATCCCCCAC GCCAGTTCCCACAGGATCAGGATCCATGAGCGAGAGGATTGTAGGGGCCAGATGGTGGAGATCACTGAGGACTGCCCCTCCCTTCAAGACCGCTTCCACCTCAGTGAGATCCACTCCTTCAACGTGCTGGAGGGCTCCTGGGTCCTCTATGAGCTGCCTAACTACCGGGGCCGGCAGTACCTGCTGAGGCCAGGGGACTACAGGCGGTGCCAGGACTGGGGGGCCACAGATGCTAGAGTGGGCTCCCTGAGGAGAGCTGTGGAGCTCTACTGA